The genomic window ACGACTACCTGCCCAAGCCGTTCGCCACCGAGGAATTGCTGGCCCGAGTGCGGGCCCTGCTGCGCCGGCGCACGCCGACCGACGAGGAGCCGCAGATCCTGTCGTTCGCCGACGTCCGGATCGATCCCGACCGGTTCGAGGCGTGGCGCGGCGGGCGGCCGCTGCACCTGACCCGTACCGAGTTCTCCCTCCTGCAAGTCCTCGTGCGCAACGCGACTCGGGTCTTGACCCGCGACGCGCTGTTCGAGGCGATCTGGGGCTTCGACATGAGCGCCACCGCCAACAACCTGCAGGTGTACGTGAGCTACCTGCGCCGCAAGATGGAGGCCGCGGGTGAGCCGCGTTTGATCTACACGCTGCGCGGGCTGGGATACA from Cryptosporangium minutisporangium includes these protein-coding regions:
- a CDS encoding response regulator transcription factor produces the protein MRIMIADDEAAIRESLERVLQVEGYDTTTVANGLAVLDGIGGADGATLDLVILDVMMPRLGGLETCRRLRAAGRDLPVLMLTARDQVSDRVAGLDAGADDYLPKPFATEELLARVRALLRRRTPTDEEPQILSFADVRIDPDRFEAWRGGRPLHLTRTEFSLLQVLVRNATRVLTRDALFEAIWGFDMSATANNLQVYVSYLRRKMEAAGEPRLIYTLRGLGYTMRETPP